From Carassius auratus strain Wakin chromosome 10, ASM336829v1, whole genome shotgun sequence, a single genomic window includes:
- the LOC113109924 gene encoding autophagy-related protein 101 produces the protein MNCRSEVLEVSVEGRQVDEAMLAVLHTILLQRSTGKFHYKKEGTYSIGTVGTQDVDCDFIDFTFVRVSSDELDRVIRKAVAEFKDALGNSGSDGMGQISLEFYQKKKSRWPFSDECIPWEVWSIKVNVVNLANEQERQICREKVGEKLGEKVINIVEVINRHDYLPKMPTQSEVDNVFDTSLKDVQPYLYKITYQITDSLGTSVSTTMRRLIKDTLAL, from the exons ATGAACTGTCGGTCAGAAGTCCTGGAGGTGTCAGTGGAGGGCAGGCAGGTGGACGAGGCCATGCTGGCCGTCCTGCACACGATCCTCCTGCAACGCAGCACTGGGAAATTTCACTATAAGAAAGAGGGCACGTACTCCATCGGCACGGTGGGAACTCAAGACGTGGACTGCGACTTCATCGACTTCACATTCGTGCGAGTGTCTTCTGATGAGCTGGACAGGGTTATCAGGAAAGCGGTAGCCGAGTTTAAG GATGCTCTTGGTAACTCTGGGAGTGATGGCATGGGTCAGATCTCATTGGAGTTCTACCAGAAGAAGAAGTCACGCTGGCCCTTTTCAGACGAATGCATCCCGTGGGAGGTCTGGAGCATCAAGGTGAACGTGGTGAACCTGGCCAACGAACAGGAGCGTCAGATCTGCAGGGAGAAGGTTGGCGAGAAGCTCGGCGAGAAAGTCATCAACATCGTGGAGGTAATCAACCGGCACGACTACCTTCCCAAGATGCCCACCCAGTCGGAAGTGGACAATGTGTTCGATACGAGTTTGAAAGACGTTCAGCCGTATCTGTACAAGATCACGTACCAGATCACTGATTCTCTGGGCACGTCAGTGAGCACGACCATGAGGAGGCTGATCAAAGATACGCTGGCATTGTAA
- the zbtb21 gene encoding zinc finger and BTB domain-containing protein 21 produces the protein MESLGHYCNPSHGISLLGVLNEQRLKGQLCDVVLLVGDQQYQAHKSVLAACSEYFQSVFSRREAENSSIVQLDFCEPDAFEIVLNYIYSSSLFVEKCSLAAIQELGYSLGIPFLTNIMSVRPQASYSVSRKRLSLFEEEDGASQKRSVIVHQGQGEQPGMDVFQRKSLTLQGKSFKQATEPPSLTHDFSNQSQSSGHVRPNEKEYSSTSKSRSSYKNTDDGDCRSIISSPTSILRRRTEYRSQSMRPQLTSSVSFSESVQHASLQSDQTDGAIDGRMEASHDSRPVGEHQGPRNQTVDRSGPLIKSLLRRSLSMDSPVPVFSPALELKDSQSREQSVVKLISSAARSPFPENEDRVSKDMPLLLRSRQRNPYQTEGTQTTQLRIKAEPSSPLADPSEIVRITVGDNLPVNFKDFQANYDEGPRGYFTPSMKRKSKIDGSYMPFKRSRPVNEHHLMHQESTFDEVPYNSNMDNNNEEPGELRPNKMFKCWNCLKVFRSNAGLYRHVNMYHNPEKPYACDICHKRFHTNFKVWTHCQTQHGVVQNPAPSSSSYSVLDEKFQRKLIDIVREREIKKALIMKLRRSKQGLQSQPFGRKNRRSRSYGCPYCGKMFFFQSHLKLHMKGHSAEPANLDTDAERDLQYKQQQLTHLKENQDKDVFSCRLCNEKLPSLTELEDHERACRYATVCPYCGLRFSNTVVKKDHEAHCKYKKLTCLECMRTFKSSFSIWRHQVEVHNHNMMSMKEQLTLGLQESNHDESSSVLGVPPSSQELIRDSREEGVYSDSSVPPMYDSEDSSSYVPEDLSAHGQGELQVKEEPQEEAVSAKDGMSTASVGSEEPGVWPCEKCGKLFSAHKDLERHQELLCHIKPFICHICHKAFRTNFRLWSHYQSHMSTTEEPEMRDMDRLQSSPSPSPPLTISIPEPPTSPLKATCSGADAAGEEPRGSTSPSTKLKKPEQEKTSDDEPKEHSQTKSDSTEKTITPEESDTLFYHAPTLSALTFKRQYMCKFCHRTFKTAFSLWSHEQSHT, from the coding sequence ATGGAGAGCCTGGGGCACTACTGTAACCCTTCCCATGGTATTTCTCTGCTGGGTGTCCTCAACGAACAGCGGTTGAAGGGTCAGCTCTGTGATGTTGTGTTGTTAGTGGGTGATCAACAATACCAGGCCCATAAAAGCGTCCTTGCAGCATGCAGTGAATATTTCCAGTCTGTGTTCTCCAGAAGGGAAGCAGAGAACAGCTCCATTGTTCAGCTTGACTTCTGTGAGCCTGATGCGTTTGAGATTGTGCTCAACTACATCTACTCCTCATCTCTGTTTGTGGAGAAATGCAGCCTGGCAGCTATACAGGAACTGGGATATAGCCTCGGCATTCCCTTTCTAACCAACATCATGTCTGTAAGACCTCAGGCATCATACTCCGTGTCAAGGAAACGGTTGTCGCTCTTTGAGGAAGAGGATGGCGCTTCTCAAAAGAGAAGTGTTATTGTACATCAAGGTCAAGGTGAGCAGCCTGGCATGGATGTGTTTCAGAGGAAAAGTTTGACTCTTCAGGGAAAATCATTTAAACAGGCCACAGAGCCACCCTCGCTCACACACGATTTCAGCAATCAAAGCCAATCCTCAGGACACGTCAGACCAAATGAAAAAGAGTACAGTAGTACCTCCAAGAGCAGAAGTTCGTATAAAAACACAGACGATGGCGACTGCAGATCTATCATCTCCTCACCAACATCCATACTGAGACGTCGAACTGAATACAGATCGCAATCTATGAGGCCGCAACTAACATCCTCAGTGTCATTCAGCGAGTCTGTACAGCATGCAAGCCTACAATCAGATCAAACTGACGGCGCCATTGATGGAAGAATGGAAGCATCGCATGATTCCAGACCAGTGGGTGAACATCAAGGTCCACGCAACCAAACTGTAGACCGAAGTGGGCCACTTATTAAAAGTCTGCTGCGCAGATCATTGTCGATGGATAGTCCAGTTCCCGTTTTTTCTCCAGCTCTGGAGCTAAAGGACTCACAAAGTCGAGAACAGTCCGTGGTCAAGTTAATTTCCTCAGCAGCGAGGTCGCCATTCCCTGAAAATGAGGATCGGGTGTCAAAAGATATGCCGCTTCTTCTCAGGTCAAGACAGCGAAATCCATATCAGACAGAGGGCACTCAAACGACTCAACTCAGAATTAAAGCGGAGCCCAGCAGTCCTCTTGCTGACCCCTCTGAAATAGTACGCATTACAGTTGGAGACAACCTGCCGGTAAACTTCAAAGACTTTCAGGCAAACTATGATGAGGGTCCTAGAGGGTACTTTACTCCCTCAATGAAAAGGAAGAGTAAGATAGATGGTAGTTACATGCCCTTTAAGAGATCTAGGCCTGTTAATGAGCATCATCTGATGCATCAGGAAAGCACATTTGATGAGGTACCTTACAATTCCAACATGGACAATAATAATGAGGAACCTGGAGAACTTCGGCCAAACAAAATGTTTAAGTGCTGGAACTGCCTGAAGGTTTTCAGGTCCAATGCGGGTCTGTATCGCCATGTGAACATGTACCACAACCCAGAGAAGCCATATGCGTGCGACATCTGCCACAAACGCTTTCACACAAACTTCAAAGTCTGGACTCACTGCCAAACCCAACACGGCGTGGTGCAAAATCCCGCACCCTCTTCTAGTTCCTATTCTGTTCTGGACGAGAAGTTTCAGAGGAAGCTAATTGATATTGTACGAGAGCGGGAGATAAAGAAGGCCTTGATTATGAAGCTCCGGAGATCCAAGCAAGGCCTGCAGTCACAACCCTTCGGCAGGAAAAACAGGCGATCGAGGTCCTACGGATGCCCCTACTGTggcaaaatgtttttctttcagtCACACTTAAAATTACATATGAAAGGACACTCTGCTGAGCCGGCTAACCTTGACACGGATGCAGAGAGAGACCTTCAATACAAGCAGCAGCAGCTGACACATCTTAAAGAAAACCAAGATAAGGATGTCTTTTCTTGCCGACTCTGCAATGAGAAACTGCCCTCTTTGACTGAATTAGAAGACCATGAGAGAGCTTGCAGGTATGCTACCGTCTGCCCATACTGTGGACTTCGATTCTCCAACACAGTCGTCAAGAAAGACCACGAAGCTCACTGCAAGTACAAGAAGCTGACCTGTCTTGAGTGTATGCGCACGTTTAAGTCCTCTTTCAGCATATGGCGTCATCAGGTTGAAGTTCACAATCACAATATGATGAGTATGAAGGAGCAGTTGACTCTCGGTCTCCAAGAGAGCAATCATGACGAATCATCCAGCGTTCTCGGAGTTCCACCTTCTTCTCAGGAGTTGATACGTGACTCCAGAGAGGAAGGAGTGTACAGTGACTCATCGGTTCCACCCATGTATGATTCTGAAGACTCATCGTCTTATGTCCCAGAGGACTTGAGTGCTCACGGTCAAGGGGAGTTGCAGGTCAAAGAGGAACCTCAAGAGGAAGCAGTATCAGCCAAGGATGGCATGAGCACCGCTTCTGTTGGATCTGAGGAACCGGGCGTTTGGCCTTGTGAGAAGTGTGGGAAGCTTTTCAGTGCCCACAAAGACCTAGAACGACATCAGGAACTGCTTTGCCACATCAAACCCTTTATCTGTCACATATGTCACAAAGCATTCAGGACCAACTTCCGCCTCTGGAGCCACTACCAGTCCCACATGTCCACAACTGAAGAGCCAGAGATGAGAGACATGGACAGGCTTCAATCTTCTCCGTCTCCTTCTCCACCTCTCACAATTTCCATTCCAGAGCCCCCAACTTCTCCACTTAAAGCAACCTGTTCTGGGGCGGATGCCGCAGGAGAGGAACCCAGAGGCTCCACGTCACCGTCAACCAAACTCAAGAAGCCAGAGCAGGAGAAAACCAGCGACGATGAGCCTAAGGAACATTCTCAAACCAAGTCCGACAGCACAGAAAAAACGATCACCCCTGAGGAATCCGACACGCTATTTTACCATGCCCCCACTCTCTCTGCGCTCACTTTTAAACGGCAGTACATGTGCAAATTCTGTCACCGGACATTTAAGACCGCCTTCAGTCTGTGGAGTCACGAGCAGAGCCATACGTAA